GTGATGGTCCTGAAAATGCGGACATCATTGATCCCCTGGATGAAGCTACAGCTCGTCGCATAATGGAGGTTGGCTGCGGATGTAACCGCAAATGCTACCAACGGCTGGACTTCGATCGTGTTCATGGGTACCGTCTCGATCTCGCTGAATTTTCGCGGCAGGAAAAGGACATTCTCTTGCTTGCCAAGCTCCAGTCTATGGAGATGTCTGGAGACACCGCTAGAGGGGAGAAGAGGTCGTGTCAACGCTTCCGTTACACGTTTGATGGCgaagaaatttgtgaaaaagctttcagatttgttcatttCGTTGGTAAGTTTCTCTCGGATCAATGTCGTCATCATAATCTAGAATTTATTCATACGGAAAATGCAACCTCTTGAACCGCTTTACTTTATGCTTACGCTAATCGAATGACTTTCCAGTGCGATAACGAAAAACGTATGCTCAAGTTCAGGTGATTTTTTATTGCCATTGTCTCGTCATTCTTTTCATTCCTCCTACGAATCCTAGTGTATATACACCCGGGTCGTGGAGGCCGGGAGTGTCGACAAATGCACAGGAGAGGGTTATCGATATGCATGTATTTTAACGACTTTAAATAAAGTATTTATATGATACTGCcgtttgtatcaaaattttactcTCATTTTTGCCGAGTATTACTTAGTCTTATACCGTGATGTACCAACAATGGTGCCttgtatttgcataaaaatggtGGGACGTCAGCATGGGTAGGAGCAGACTATGTTGTGCTGAGAATTTTCAGGTAAGGTAAATAACCTTGTCTCATattccattttcttttcagGTCCTCAGTCATTTAAAAACCTAAAGGCCCATTACAAGGATAAGGGAGTTGTTCCAAGAGTTCACGGATTAAAGGGGAAGAAGGCTCACAATGCTTATTCATTTGAGGTAAGTGATctaaacaaattattttgtgctcTTTAAAACAGAGACTCCTTCGTATTatgaattaattttgttcattcaTGTTACTGTAgctattttaaaaattatcaacgaatcattaaaaaaaactaaaatgaatgaaaattatttttgcatGATTGATAAGTACTGTGCATAATTCGACAGCGTTAActttaaaattattcaaaagaaaatttggTTGTATGTAAAGTTCAATTTCCTTCAAATAAGTAAGCtaataaatttcaataatttttactatttacatttatttacaaagtttcatatttttttacagatAAAGGTaacattattattttatttattttaacatacttaaaattatatttttcaattttcaggtTATTGCTGATGTCATAAAATTCCTGGAGCAATATGCACAAGAGAATGGTATTCCCATGCCAGCTGCACCTCGTGGTCGTGACGGTGTCCCACCAGTTTACCTGCCATCAAGTGTACGCAAAGAGGACATTTATAAGCAGTATGTTGACTCTTGTAAAGCTTGTAGTCCTAGTAAGCAGTGCGTTGGCTTGACAACATTCAAAGGTGTATGGAGCTCCTGTGCTCCGCATATCCAAAAAATGAATATTCGTACAGATGTTTGTTCTAAGTGTGAAAAGTTCAGACAAAAAATTATGTATGCTGTAAGTGAGGAAGAAAAGTTAACTCTGacttcagaatacaatgaccATGTTTGCTGTGCAAAAGCTAGGAGAGAATTTTACAATGAATGTGTCAGTAAGTCATCAGTAGAGGTCAGTGCAGCATCTGATGTTGAAATTGGTTCTGAGCCTTGTTCTAATGATTTATTTGATGTCCATTATACTTTTGATTTTGCACAAAGTTTTCTTCTTCCTCATCAAACTAGACAAGTAAGTCCATTGtattttttgtcacctttgaaAGTACACTGTTTTGGAGTATGCAATGAAGCCCTTAAGTTTCAGATCAATTATTTATTTGATGAGGCAGATTCAATTTCAGTTGATGGGAAAAAGAGTCATGGACCAAATAATGTGATAAGCATGTTAGACCACTTTTTCAGCCATTATAGTTTAGGTGAGATGGAATGTAAACTTCATGCAGACAACTGTGGgggacaaaataagaataagagcataattcattatttttgttatagATGTGCTAAGGGTTTACACGAAGAaataagtttacattttatggaGCCTGGTCATACAAAATGCATTTGTGATGCTTGTTTTGGTAAGATGCGTCAGCTTTATCGTAGGTCAGATGTTGACTTACCTGACCAGCTAGGTGATCTTGTTAATGCCAGTGCTCGGGTCAACAAGGTACAAATGCATAGTAATTCTGCAACTTGTGAGGAAATTGTTCAGTGGTATTCATGGGATagttatttatcttcatttatgCGCCCACTCAAAGGTATCAGAAAGTATCACCATTTTAGATTTGTAAAGGCAGATGCTGGGGCAGTGTATGTAAAGAAAGTGTCAATGATGAGGAAGAAAGAATCAGTTTGCTCCTCTCTGGTAAATCATGGCCTCCACCTGATGATTGTCTCCCTGATAGATTACCAGCAGCAGGTTTGAGTGCAGCAAGAAAGAAAGATTTACATGATCACATACTTCAATTTGTAAGGCCACCATTCAAGGaaagtttcaaatcaaagttCTGTGTTTAACAACTTCCAGTTCTCAGTCATTTACAGTAAAACTGGAAGAGAGTGAAGATATCACATCTATGTCACATGATGTCCCCTCTGAATAGAATGCATTTCCTTTATTTACTTGACCTCACACTGTAAAATGTCCCTTTTAACCAAATCTGTAATATTCTTGAATTGTTTCATAGCCTtgaaggaaacttttcatatcaACTCCCATGAACTGCcctcaaatattttcatttcatctcacacatgtcagaccctaacactgggtaaaatatgttcatttcatctcacacatgtcagacCCTCACATGGGGTAAGATATcttcatctcacacatgtcagaccctaacactgggtaaaatatgttcatttcatctcacacatgtcagaccctaacactgggtaaaatatgttcatttcatctcacacatgtcagacCCTCACATGGGGTAAGATATcttcatctcacacatgtcagacCCTCACATGGGTAAGATATcttcatctcacacatgtcagaccctaacactgggtaaaatatgttcatttcatctcacacatgtcagacCCTCACATGGGTAAGATATcttcatctcacacatgtcagaccctcaaatgggtaaaatattttcacttcatctcacacatgtcagacCCTAACACTGGGTAAAATATGTTCATTTCATATCACACATGTCAGACCCTCACATGGGTTAAAATATcttcatctcacacatgtcagacCCTCACATGGGGTAAGATATcttcatctcacacatgtcagacCCTCACATGGGGTAAGATATcttcatctcacacatgtcagaccctcacactgggtaaaatatgttcatttcatctcacacatgtcagacCCTCACATGGGGTAAGATATcttcatctcacacatgtcagacCCTCACATGGGGTAAGATATcttcatctcacacatgtcagaccctaacactgggtaaaatatgttcatttcatctcacacatgtcagacCCTCACATGGGGTAAGATATcttcatctcacacatgtcagaccctcacatggtaaaatattttcacttcatctcacacatgtcagaccctaacactgggtaaaatatgttcatttcatctcacacatgtcagaccctcaaatgggtaaaatattttcatttcatctcacacatgtcagaccctcacactgggtaaaatatcatttcatctcacacatgtcagacCCTCACATGGGTTAAAATATcttcatctcacacatgtctGCATGACCCTAACACTGGgtaaaaaattttcatttcatctcacacgTCAGACCTTcacatttgttaaaatattcatctcacacatgtcagacCTTCACCtgggtaaaatattttcatttcatctcacacatgtcaTACCCTCTCATCATggggtaaaatatcttcatatcacacatgtcagaccctcacactgggtaaaatattttcatttcttatcACACATGATCTCACACATGGCACACCCTCAGACTGGCTAAAATCTTCATTCCATCTCACACATGCCAGACCATCACACTTGATAAAGTACCACCATTTTATCTCACACATGGCAGCCCCTCACACTTGGTCAAGTATCTTCATTTTATCTCACACATGGCAGCCCCGACACTGAGAAAGATATCTTCATTCATCTGACATTGCTGACCCTGATTTTATTTCATCCCAAACATGTCAGTCCctcacactgggtaaaatatcGTTATTTAATCTCTAGCTCTTTGTAGGATATCTTCAATCTATCTAATTAAACAGTCCTATCACATAAGGTAGAATATTTTCAATCAGTTATTTATACTTAAGCAATTCCTGAGTACATTATTTTAATCTTGTTGATCTGCACATGTTACACATACCATTTATTTGCTAAGCAGAAAAGTGTATCTTGACACCAGCTTAAGAAATGTTCAATAATGAATGTGCATCTTTTGTCAAGAAATTTAAGAAAGAACTGTATAGTTTTTGAGGTCATGTTTGAGGTAATGATCTTATTGTCGTTACCACTTTGTAAAGGTATAGGGATATATGTCCATGAATTGTGTTAACAGGACAGcaataaaattacatatttattttatagAAAGTATTTGTTTGTGAAGATCTTTATTCTTGTTGAAGTGATTGTGTTGTTAAGTATGATATTTGTGTGGCAAGTGTATGCTGTAAGTGTTTTGCCTCTTTAATTTCATTGGCTAACCCCACCCACCCCCTTTTGAAAATGTAGTGATCCGTATTGCCTTAGTATATATTTCATACACGCCAaaaagtttaaaacatgtagaAAGCTTTCattaaattatttaatattGCTTAGATGTGttttaatataaaatatgaaatcataTTGGttatgaaggtcaaaggtcatctacaAGTAATTATGATGGGAGCATGTAAACATCTaaaaacaacatcaaaatgttCAAACTTATAAAAATTGGTCACATTGAATTAAAATTGTGTATGACTGTATGAATCTATTACATTGACACatccaaaaattggaaaaaatgtgAGTCCCTTAGTGTTCAGTCCCATCATCCAACACTAAAACTGATACCAGCACCCCTATCAAATAATGGTACAATCCAATACAAAATTATCTTGTATACAACAATTTACATCATTTTCTTTTACTTTCACTGGTTACTTCTATTCTTATTTTCATTGAGTTATTGTTTTTCATCCATGtgattttgtgttattttgcgCCATTGAGCTGTCCCATCTATACCCTgagtgggtcaaaggtcaaaccaaACAGACCTCTTATCCATATTTATAGGATGAATTGAGCAAATCTGTTTTAGGAGTACAAACTACTGATGGTCCAGAACCAAAATTTAGTAAAAActcaaaatctgaaaattttgacatcGGGGGTGTTTTTGCTTGACGCGGCCCATGTGCTTcagataataaataaaaatcacaATAAGATCTTTTCTCCCTTTTTTTCAGGTGGACATAAAATTACAACACCCCTGGTTGATTACATAAACAGGAAAAAGATAGAAAGAGAGGTAAGCATAGAGAAGCCCTAGACGATTATTACAGTAAATGTCTGATACATTTGTTTTCCAATACTAATGGGTAGCAATGAATTAATCACAGGtgttgaaaatattgtcaaatttacAGGTCACCTGTTGTTGTAGAAAAGTTTTAGTAACGATTGTTATGAAACTGTTAAGGTTATTATTATCAAGTTAAGagcattttgaaattgtgtttagTAGGTGATATATGACTGTGCTGTCTTGAGATGGAGATATTAACAAATAGAAGGCATCAGTAGTCAGAATTATTAGATACATGACTTATTTTGAGTTGATTTCACCATAAGCACTGCcaaaattgcatcaaaattatTCACCTTGACACCAGTCCAAGGATAAACAGTGTGCTCACTCAGGTAATGGAGTTTGGCAATCTAGAAATTCATTTGGATTAATTGAATGATACATTACTCCTGCCTGCAAGTGTTTTGTTTCAAACACAGTTAAGCATCTAATATTTTTAGATTTCTGAACTCTTTGAGTCAATTTATGAATTTCGTCAAATATCCTTTCATGAGCTgggcattaaccctttgagcgccaacgtcagtttttctcacctttataaaatatatcacagtcaatttttctcagatttttgccaaaattttgaaaaaaaactgtagccaataaaatatgatgtccatttggtctaaaattataaaaaaatttcagaaaaattcataaaagattggtaaaatgtggcagtaaaattttggtgggaaaaataacAGCACTTCAAGGGTTAATAGTATACACTTACACTTCCAACATAGAATGACCAACATCAATATAGAATGACAGACGAAATTGATCTAAAGGATAGTATCATCTCTCTTTTTTTTGTCACTATTATCAACAAGTACTGATACTATGgtacattttgaaacaacttctcaaaagaattacagaaaagtaaacatttagatcaattttgTCGTTCATTCTCTGTTGGTATTGCCGGTAATATGTTAAGTTTTCTTTGGTGAAAGAGAACTGTCTTGAGTTGGTTGATTTGGTTGGATGGGCACACTGGTTAAACACCACAAAATGTTTATCTGTGAATGCAtgcatcaaatttgaataaaatggatTTATATTAATATCGTTCTGAAGAGGGCAAGAGAGGAAAGGCGAGAGGAAAGGCGACGGAAAGAAcgggagagacagagacagaaagaggAAGAAAGACGGAGAAAAAGAGAGGAAGAGCGAAAGAAAAAGAGAGAGGAAGAACGGAAAAAGAAAGAATTGGAGAGAAAGAAAAAGGAagaggaaagaaagaaaaaagcagCTAGCAGTGAGAAGTCTGAAGACAAGGAGAAGAAAGATACCAAGACAGAGGATGGAACTGAAGAAGATGCAAAATCAAAGGTTAGTATTTTTGGAATACTTTGAAGTTCATTTGTAGAATTATTTGAGTTATAAAAGAAAATTCATGGTGCTAGTCCCTGAAAGGACAGCTGACCAGTATTAAATAccattaaacaaaatttaaaatatgcttTTACTTGATTGATTGTATGTTATATGCCATTGTGTCACAAAAGATCAAACACACATTTGTATTCGTAAGTAAAGTTTCTAGCTTTGTGAATTTTAGATATtagcagtgttgcagccaggatgcACCCTTGCcacaatgtccccaaaacggaACCCTTTGTCCCTCATTCTTGTGCACTGTGGGTCACCTCAGGTGCACTCATGAGTCGACCATGTTCAATgggtgtagtctgcaagtactacccttttcagtaatagagcgcgaagccactgcagtgaactgcaataaaactgctcacactaattagtttcagctgtagccagctggcaaagtcgacaacattgtatgtcccatgcagacagtttgtctggggaagttgaaataaaaaagatttgtacatggaccagtgcatggtaatgttacattgtatcttaatcttgaacacagggtgccaatcgtaaactctcatttacagctagttttgcctttgtacaagcagactttttggtctttatcaagtagccttgttcaacaccaaagtggccacggctacagctgaaactaattagtgtaagcagttttattgcagttcactgcagtggcttcgcgctctattactgcaaatggttgtaatatctgttactgacaatgacctttgttttgcatgattatttttaGGCTTATATTTAGGTATTTTCAGAGCTGTGATTAAAAGCAATTAAGACATTGCACTTGATATCATGATTTGCTTGTAGTCCGACTGAGCTCTGATTGGCGGCAGATATGGTATCAATGCtacaattgcctgaaattcaagcatagtcATGCGGTAGCTTGAATTTTATTCTGTGAAACTAATTTGTTGCAAAATAATACAATATTTGATAAACAACTGACACATGTTGTCCTCAAAGtgtacaaaatgtccccaaaaataaacagtagtgggacacagtgtgtcctgatttaaaattcctggctgcaacactgtatTAGCAGCAGTGATGTACATGATTGGAAGCCtgttattttttgcaatgtAAGAAGTTCAGCAGGAGATTATTCTTTGAACAGAAAATGCTCACTCTGCGTTCTGGTGTTAGTTATTTGTGGATGAGTACTGCATAAACAGAAATTTTTACCATTGGATATCAGTGCAGGGACTCTAAATTCATGAACTATCTATGCCAAATGAGAATTAGTCCAATGCATGTTATTCTCTCACAGAATGTTCAGTTGCTGAAGAATAATGAGGTTGTCAAAGAAGATGACAAAGAGAAAGATAAAGATGGCGATAAGaagaagacagagagaaaagaagACTCTAAAAATTTCAATGCCAAGAAAGACAGAAAGGAAGAGATAAAACCAGAGAAGAAATTTGGTAAATATGACAGACGAGATGATAGGTAAGTTGTAAAGATTAATGCATGATTATAAGTGTCTTGTATGTTGTATGATCACTGGTAAACAATCTCTACCCTGCTGCAAGTCTCGTTTaattcaaaatttatatttgacaTCTACTGAAAGGAATATTTCATGATGTGACAGTGGCACACATTGTGGtgtatgtaatatttttgcagatgcataaaacaaaagaCAATGCAAGTACAACCAACCCAAATAGGTCAACAAATCATGCTATACCGAGCTTTTGCGCCTATCACATCACATGTTCAAAGCATCCATTCTTACTCTTTCTccctacaatacaaaataacatatggtTGTCTCTTTTTTATGGAAATTTCTTTGCTGTAAAAATTGTTTCCCATACTGACCAATTTCACAGGAGACATATCACAATATTAGCCATGCTAAGCTCCCCCTTTAGCACATGCGCCTCTTTAGCATATGCGTATTACAATACAAAATTGTTTGTAATGACTAGTGTGTATGACACTGTCCATTTAAATTTCTTGGATTTGGTGTTGATTActtattgatattgatattcaGGCCAAAATCCAGCCAGGAtaggagagacagagacagggacCGAGACAGAGATAGAAAAGAGAGTCGGAAAGGTGACAGATATGGAAGTGCTTCAAGCAAGGATTTTAAAACAGAGAAGAAAGAAAAGGATGATATCGATAAGGACAAAACCAGTGACAAATCTGACAACaaagaacaacacaaagatgACAAAAGAAAGGACAGGTACTACGATAGGGACTCCAAAGACAGAGGGCGGTATGATAGAGACAGATTTGGTGATAGGGACCGAAGGAATGACAGATACAGAGACAGGAGAGGCTCCAGTGACAGTTATCACGATTCTAAAAAAGACTCTCAGCACGATTCCAAGAGAGATGGAGACAGTGCAAAGAGCAGACAGGATGAGAAGAATGCTAGCAGGAGAGATGACAGTGGCAGGAAACAAGACAGTGGTAAAGACAGTGACAGCAGCAGAGATTCTGGTAGTTCTGATAAACCAAGACAGAGAATTAGAAATAAGGTAGGCCTTCCAGTTCTGTTGATTATTAGAAACCTGTCTTATGTGAGCTctgtctaaactggaaacctgtgTCAACTTGACCCTTTTCCCCATCCCATTCCAATAGAACTCTATGTTAAAAGGACCTGTATAAACTGAAAACCTCTCCAAACCATACTattttctcagtccctgaaAGGTTTGGTTTaaacaggtttcactgtactaatttttcccaaaaaatattgaaattcaattgaCATGGCTCAGATTTATTTCATGCTAAGTTACTGTTTGTTTCACAGAAAACACTTGTTCattgtaccaccactaactGTCATTGGTTCAAGATGGTGCTACTTaactttgtaaatcacaaatgtccaatGGATCTgataatgtattaccttgaatgacaatgattattggaccagtttaatgtcatattacgaCTAGTAGAGTGTCTTCCTGATGCATATTCCTGACAGTAAAATTGCTTGTCATTCAGCTGTGTGCCAAACCAAACGACGTCAAGATAAAAATTGTTTGTGTAAAGTGTTGTGTTGCAACAAACACTAACACCCAGAATATACCATGTCCTATAGTTTTCTTATGAGTTGCATGATGGCATAGAGGAATATCAAAGGAGTGTATAATTTCTTAGATGCTAAACAAAATATGACAGTAAGTGGTCAGCTGAAAGTTCACAGACCAGAGTGTATTGACAATAGACAGCATTTTATATGTGAATGTACAGTACATTTCCCTTGACTATCCATTAACTTACCCTTGTACAAAAGTTTTGGTAAAATAATTTCTGCCTCATTTTTTTCCCCAAACATAAGTGCATTTGATTTCTCAGCTTTTAGTGAACACATTTCTTTGGCTGATGGTTCTGACACACAGTTTAACATTTAGCGCTATCGCTTTtttttgtatgtattgtatgtatatattgaaCGTGACCATCCGAATTCACCCATCCATGCTCATTTACTCAAACTTGTTTTGCTTGTATACAGTGAGCTATATATATCGCAAtttccaaaacatttttttgacagGATCGGCCTGCCATGGAATTATACAGACCGGGACAACTGAGGAGAACCAGGGACTCAGGAGATCAAGACAAAGACCAGGAAAGGGAAAAAGAGAAAGACAAGTGGAAGGACAGAGGTCAAAACAGGGGCTATGGAGACAGGAATAGAGACAGAGATAGGGACAGGGATAGGGACAGGGAAAGAGATAGGGACAAGGATAGAGGCAAAAATAAGAGATGGGAATCTGATAGATATCATGGTAAAAATAGGGATAGATACAGAGGAAAAGAAGCAGAGAAAAGTACAGAGAAAGGTACGGAGAAAGTGACAGAGAAAGTGACggaaaaagtgaaagacaaggAAGAAGTTAAAGAAACTGACAAGGAAAAGACAAAAGACACAACTGAGAAAGAGAAACCAAATGATAAAAGCAGTGAAAGTGCCGATGTGAGTAGTAAAGATGACTCAACaacaaaagttgatgaaacataGCTTGCCAGAAAATGAGCTACCAGGCAGGAAAAATTCATTTGTAGGAAGCTGATAAAAACGTGATCGTAAAACTTGCATAAAAGGTAAAGTGGTTTGAACTCaacactgaaatttattttGAGAAAGTAATAGGGCAGTTAATGTTCCTGCAAACTCCATTTTACCCATTTAAGCTTTGCAGATATTGAATGTTATACCTGCATATAGGAGCTTATCAGTGTAATCAATGGTCAGATCAGAAACAATCCCTCAACAGAGATTGTGCATCAGAAAAGTTTCCATACGATCAGTTGATTCCAGAAtgaatgaatattcatttttgtaTCTACCAGAGCTTTGCAGATATTGAATGTTTTACTGTGCCAGGGAGTGTCTCTTACATCAATTTTTACGTCAGAACAagtcaactgattcaagaattACTGATGTAAAATGATCTGccacaaaaatttgcaaaatgcatTGTAAAAAGTACCATGGTTACCGGGTATTTGTCATGTGGACCATAAAGTGACAATGCTGAATCCAATGTGTTGTAAAACTTACGACAGGACAACTGAAATTTTCCTTATAACCTGCAACATGCATATTCATGTAGACATAGACATACGCTTTCTGCTAAAACAGGTGCTTTGGGTCATGAATAAAGGATTGTTTGAAACCAAAAACAGAGTAATATGTTCTGGTGTGCATTCCTGACAAAGCTTTATGGGTGTTTCCATATGCTGTGCATTTGGTACAGGCCAAACAGCAAAAAGATGTGTCTCAGCTTTTTTAAGGAGGACAACGGAGATTTGGagcaaaattatttattttttcacaggCTTTAGATAAGGATGTTGAATATCTATTAACTGCAACTATATTCATGAGATCATAAAAAATGCTAAGtatattttttaacaaatttactgagtagTGAAGCAAGAATTCAGTCACTGATTGAGCACTGATACAAATTGCTGTTTGGAAGTATGTATGGCTAATTATTTGCCATTATTtacaaaaac
Above is a window of Ptychodera flava strain L36383 chromosome 19, AS_Pfla_20210202, whole genome shotgun sequence DNA encoding:
- the LOC139119220 gene encoding uncharacterized protein — translated: MRFPAILRSAATNHCLAKSNQCFDYVRKLVLFPSMSASLSDNLSGLDQELVNLLLDRQNDVLGREQTEFEVVPEREPVVSDPAAVPSHSESSQHVDDVDPCDDEEGIRQLTQGEINQRSRDFIVSTSSRSQTTANESDGPENADIIDPLDEATARRIMEVGCGCNRKCYQRLDFDRVHGYRLDLAEFSRQEKDILLLAKLQSMEMSGDTARGEKRSCQRFRYTFDGEEICEKAFRFVHFVGPQSFKNLKAHYKDKGVVPRVHGLKGKKAHNAYSFEVIADVIKFLEQYAQENGIPMPAAPRGRDGVPPVYLPSSVRKEDIYKQYVDSCKACSPSKQCVGLTTFKGVWSSCAPHIQKMNIRTDVCSKCEKFRQKIMYAVSEEEKLTLTSEYNDHVCCAKARREFYNECVSKSSVEVSAASDVEIGSEPCSNDLFDVHYTFDFAQSFLLPHQTRQVSPLYFLSPLKVHCFGVCNEALKFQINYLFDEADSISVDGKKSHGPNNVISMLDHFFSHYSLGEMECKLHADNCGGQNKNKSIIHYFCYRCAKGLHEEISLHFMEPGHTKCICDACFGKMRQLYRRSDVDLPDQLGDLVNASARVNKVQMHSNSATCEEIVQWYSWDSYLSSFMRPLKGIRKYHHFRFVKADAGAVYVKKVSMMRKKESVCSSLVNHGLHLMIVSLIDYQQQV
- the LOC139119222 gene encoding regulator of nonsense transcripts 3B-like; protein product: MAKEAEDKKQDKKKTETKSRDRKKEKDAPPLKVIIRRLPPTFNEESFITAIEVLPRNNYFHFVKADRSLGPNAFCRAYINFLNLQDVIAFRDKFDGHIFTSEKGVEYAAVVELAPYQKIPKKVTKKPDAKSGTIEEDPDYLKFLESLNAEVEALPSAESYLEELEAKSKELEGGHKITTPLVDYINRKKIERERAREERREERRRKERERQRQKEEERRRKREEERKKKREEERKKKELERKKKEEERKKKAASSEKSEDKEKKDTKTEDGTEEDAKSKNVQLLKNNEVVKEDDKEKDKDGDKKKTERKEDSKNFNAKKDRKEEIKPEKKFGKYDRRDDRPKSSQDRRDRDRDRDRDRKESRKGDRYGSASSKDFKTEKKEKDDIDKDKTSDKSDNKEQHKDDKRKDRYYDRDSKDRGRYDRDRFGDRDRRNDRYRDRRGSSDSYHDSKKDSQHDSKRDGDSAKSRQDEKNASRRDDSGRKQDSGKDSDSSRDSGSSDKPRQRIRNKDRPAMELYRPGQLRRTRDSGDQDKDQEREKEKDKWKDRGQNRGYGDRNRDRDRDRDRDRERDRDKDRGKNKRWESDRYHGKNRDRYRGKEAEKSTEKGTEKVTEKVTEKVKDKEEVKETDKEKTKDTTEKEKPNDKSSESADVSSKDDSTTKVDET